The Enterococcus rotai genome includes a window with the following:
- a CDS encoding NADPH-dependent FMN reductase: MKIVAIIGSAFGSKSRVAVNYTVNKIKAVRENVDVDVIDFSEIQFPFADGREYFQYEGEVGAALKKIMDADGLIIGTPIFQASMPGTLKNLFDLLPVSAFRNKVAGMIVTAGSEKHFLIPEQQIRPVLSYMKANLVPNYVFITDEDVMRQEIKNPDIEFRLDRFVDDLFLLLDTYQMMMQQKEAEYDF; the protein is encoded by the coding sequence ATGAAAATCGTAGCAATAATCGGTTCAGCATTCGGCAGTAAGTCAAGAGTAGCTGTAAACTATACGGTTAATAAAATAAAAGCAGTACGAGAAAATGTAGATGTGGATGTTATTGATTTTTCTGAAATACAATTTCCCTTTGCTGATGGTCGTGAGTATTTTCAGTATGAAGGAGAAGTTGGGGCGGCATTGAAAAAGATCATGGACGCGGATGGCTTGATCATTGGAACACCAATTTTTCAAGCGTCGATGCCAGGGACTTTGAAGAATTTATTTGATCTGCTGCCAGTTAGTGCTTTTAGAAATAAGGTGGCAGGTATGATTGTCACGGCTGGATCGGAAAAACATTTTTTGATTCCTGAACAACAAATCCGTCCAGTTTTGAGCTATATGAAGGCTAATCTTGTGCCTAACTATGTATTTATTACAGATGAAGATGTTATGCGGCAAGAAATCAAAAATCCTGATATTGAGTTTCGTCTGGATCGTTTTGTGGATGATCTTTTCTTATTGTTGGATACGTATCAAATGATGATGCAACAAAAAGAAGCGGAATATGATTTTTAA
- the yqeK gene encoding bis(5'-nucleosyl)-tetraphosphatase (symmetrical) YqeK: protein MGTIDQEYLQESIEQFLCEANCLKTYTHCIAVGDYACKLAERFMADPHKAQIAGYLHDISAIYPDDQRVAVANKMGIALCKEELTLPMIIHQKISREIALGQFNITDLEILSAIECHTTLKGNYSTLDLVVFIADKIKWDQDGEPPYITGLMTALDHSLESAAYYYIDYLLNHDIQVIHPWLNEAYVKLKQQLESA from the coding sequence ATGGGAACCATTGATCAAGAATATTTACAAGAGTCGATAGAACAATTTCTGTGTGAAGCGAATTGTTTAAAAACGTATACACACTGTATTGCTGTAGGTGATTATGCCTGTAAGTTAGCAGAGCGGTTTATGGCGGACCCACATAAGGCTCAGATTGCTGGGTATTTGCATGATATTTCTGCCATTTATCCAGATGATCAACGAGTGGCTGTAGCGAATAAGATGGGTATAGCGCTATGCAAAGAAGAACTAACACTGCCTATGATCATTCATCAGAAAATATCTAGGGAAATTGCTTTAGGTCAATTCAATATAACGGATCTGGAGATACTATCTGCGATTGAATGTCATACTACTTTAAAAGGAAACTACTCTACTTTAGATTTAGTGGTGTTCATAGCAGATAAAATAAAATGGGATCAAGATGGCGAACCGCCATATATTACGGGTCTAATGACGGCCTTGGATCATTCATTAGAATCTGCAGCTTATTATTATATTGATTATTTATTGAATCATGATATTCAGGTGATCCACCCATGGTTGAATGAAGCCTATGTGAAATTGAAACAACAATTAGAGTCTGCTTAG
- a CDS encoding DUF2264 domain-containing protein, producing the protein MEKLKNNDFITKQDYQMALEEIIRPLRQKILESDSPSLHLGSSGAVYDQQRADMEALVRPLWGIAPAWRFQKDDELRDAYLTKLIKGTDPANPYYWGLIEDYDQYIVETAALSLTLLLHKKYVWELLSNTAQQNMINWLSQALVRKIPKNNWTFFKVLIRTALFHCGEKLDRKKLTEEFQLIDSMYIGEGWYVDGKATQRDYYIPFAFHYYGLIYATFMKEEDPERAQCLIDRAKLFAQDFIYYFDNDGEGLPYGRSLTYRFAQGAFFSALVFADVEVIPWGEVKTILSTHLKKWLNHDIFTFDGRLSIGYHYENLVMAEGYNAPGSPYWALKTFLLLAVRNDHPFWEAVPMPVKKQGKKFVEKGNMLLMQARDGEHLLGFPAGMMVEGQAHAQAKYSKFVYSTKFGFSVPKAGSSYEEGAFDNTLAIARAGEDCFQTKGVTESYWLTEECVYQKWSPFAGVTIETEVYPFDQWHLRVHEIDTKVPLEVREGGFSLPLLGRKPQGQQGLDWSFVREKDWLSQIVAIEGYDEALIIQPEPNTSLFFPRTSLPCLKKSLPAGKHRLICLVGGMIKSDKETRNNDKN; encoded by the coding sequence ATGGAAAAGCTTAAGAATAATGACTTTATAACGAAACAGGATTATCAAATGGCTTTGGAAGAGATCATTCGTCCTTTGAGACAGAAAATACTTGAATCAGATAGTCCAAGTTTACATTTAGGTAGTAGTGGAGCCGTCTATGATCAACAGCGGGCAGACATGGAAGCGCTTGTTCGGCCGCTGTGGGGCATTGCCCCTGCTTGGCGGTTTCAAAAGGATGATGAATTAAGAGATGCCTACTTAACAAAACTAATCAAAGGGACTGATCCAGCTAATCCTTACTACTGGGGCTTGATCGAGGATTATGATCAATACATCGTTGAGACAGCCGCCCTGTCATTGACATTGTTGTTGCACAAAAAATATGTTTGGGAATTATTGTCAAATACAGCGCAACAGAACATGATAAACTGGCTGTCGCAAGCGTTAGTGCGGAAAATCCCTAAAAATAATTGGACTTTTTTTAAAGTATTGATCCGAACTGCGTTGTTTCATTGTGGTGAAAAACTAGACCGAAAAAAACTAACTGAAGAATTTCAATTGATTGATTCGATGTATATTGGTGAAGGCTGGTATGTAGATGGGAAAGCGACACAAAGAGACTATTATATTCCGTTTGCTTTTCATTACTACGGCTTGATTTACGCAACTTTCATGAAGGAAGAAGATCCTGAAAGGGCCCAATGCTTGATTGATAGAGCGAAGTTATTTGCCCAAGATTTTATATATTATTTTGATAATGATGGTGAAGGACTACCGTATGGCCGCAGCTTAACATATCGTTTTGCACAAGGCGCTTTTTTCTCAGCATTGGTTTTTGCTGATGTTGAAGTAATTCCTTGGGGAGAAGTAAAAACAATTCTATCAACACATTTAAAAAAATGGCTAAACCATGATATTTTTACTTTTGATGGTCGGCTTTCGATTGGCTATCATTATGAAAATCTTGTGATGGCAGAAGGGTATAATGCGCCAGGTTCACCTTATTGGGCGCTAAAGACATTCTTGTTGTTGGCTGTGCGTAATGATCATCCTTTTTGGGAAGCAGTGCCAATGCCAGTGAAGAAACAAGGGAAGAAATTTGTGGAAAAAGGAAATATGCTTTTAATGCAGGCGCGAGACGGAGAGCACTTATTAGGGTTTCCGGCTGGGATGATGGTCGAGGGACAAGCTCATGCACAAGCTAAATATAGTAAGTTTGTCTATTCTACAAAATTTGGCTTCAGTGTCCCTAAAGCAGGTAGCAGCTATGAAGAAGGTGCCTTTGACAATACCTTGGCTATTGCTCGTGCCGGGGAAGATTGTTTTCAAACGAAAGGTGTGACAGAAAGTTACTGGCTGACAGAAGAGTGTGTTTATCAGAAGTGGTCGCCATTTGCTGGTGTAACAATCGAAACGGAAGTTTATCCTTTTGATCAATGGCATCTACGAGTGCATGAAATCGATACAAAAGTCCCGTTAGAGGTTCGAGAAGGTGGGTTTAGTCTGCCGTTATTGGGAAGAAAACCACAAGGTCAGCAAGGCTTAGATTGGAGTTTTGTAAGGGAAAAAGATTGGCTATCTCAGATTGTTGCGATAGAAGGATATGATGAAGCGCTGATTATTCAGCCGGAACCGAATACTTCTTTATTTTTCCCCAGAACTAGCTTGCCGTGCTTGAAAAAATCATTGCCTGCAGGTAAACATCGCTTGATTTGTCTGGTTGGCGGTATGATTAAAAGTGATAAGGAGACGAGAAATAATGATAAAAATTGA
- a CDS encoding glycoside hydrolase family 88 protein → MSLQENKDKLIDLGEKVSPQWLAEQINWCITQIEKNMQRFGTQFPSASATNGKYRIKANDDWTNGFWTGMLWLAYEWTGKETFLKRAMENIVSFQQRLDDHFVLDHHDIGFLYSLSAGAGYQITGSESCKTEIIQAADVLMARFQKLGSFIQAWGKYGDPKEYRLIIDSLINLPLLFKATEISGDARYSAVATKHYHTLLKTVIKADATTFHTYYFDPETGQPSHGATHQGNSDESIWARGQSWAVLGIPLNEGYLQSKPFPENYAQIVDVFLAHLPEDLVPYWDFDFNDQYSSDKDSSSAAIAACGLLEAETMHAYPDAKAIAKGMIYQLGEHYSAKNTGGNEGLLLHGVYAHGEGKGIDEPNLWGDYFYLEALIRLAKPEWQRYW, encoded by the coding sequence ATGTCTCTTCAGGAAAATAAAGATAAGCTGATCGATTTGGGTGAAAAGGTAAGCCCACAATGGTTAGCAGAACAAATCAATTGGTGCATCACACAAATCGAGAAAAACATGCAACGATTTGGTACACAATTTCCTTCTGCCAGTGCTACCAACGGGAAATACCGGATCAAAGCCAATGATGATTGGACGAATGGTTTTTGGACTGGAATGCTTTGGTTAGCATATGAATGGACTGGAAAAGAAACGTTTTTAAAACGAGCAATGGAAAATATCGTCAGTTTTCAACAACGTTTAGATGATCATTTTGTATTGGATCATCATGATATCGGTTTTTTATATAGTCTATCAGCAGGTGCGGGCTATCAAATAACTGGAAGTGAGTCCTGTAAGACAGAAATTATTCAAGCCGCAGATGTTTTGATGGCACGTTTTCAGAAATTAGGTAGTTTTATCCAGGCTTGGGGGAAATATGGTGATCCTAAAGAATATCGCTTGATTATTGATTCTTTGATCAACTTGCCTCTTTTATTTAAAGCAACAGAAATTTCAGGCGATGCTCGCTATTCAGCTGTTGCAACGAAGCATTACCATACATTGTTAAAGACTGTGATCAAAGCGGATGCAACAACGTTTCATACGTACTATTTTGATCCTGAAACAGGCCAACCGAGTCATGGAGCTACGCATCAAGGGAATAGCGATGAATCAATTTGGGCAAGGGGCCAAAGTTGGGCAGTCTTAGGGATTCCGTTGAATGAAGGGTATCTGCAATCTAAACCATTTCCAGAAAACTATGCACAAATTGTTGATGTATTTTTAGCGCATTTACCTGAAGATCTTGTGCCTTATTGGGATTTTGATTTTAATGACCAATACTCGTCAGATAAAGACAGTTCTTCTGCGGCTATTGCGGCGTGTGGTTTATTAGAAGCTGAAACGATGCACGCCTATCCAGATGCAAAAGCAATCGCCAAGGGAATGATTTATCAATTAGGAGAACACTACTCTGCTAAAAATACAGGTGGGAATGAAGGGTTGTTGCTCCATGGAGTATATGCACATGGAGAAGGCAAAGGAATCGATGAACCAAATTTATGGGGCGATTATTTTTATTTGGAAGCCTTGATCAGATTAGCAAAACCAGAATGGCAAAGATACTGGTAA
- a CDS encoding glycoside hydrolase family 35 protein, with the protein MQTFEIKEDFLLDGKPVKLISGAIHYFRMTPGQWEDSLYNLKALGANTVETYIPWNLHEPVEGTYDFEGLKDIEAFVKLAQEIGLLVILRPSVYICAEWEFGGLPAWLLREKGMRLRSTDPRFMEKVRQYFSVLIPKLVPLQSTQGGPVIMMQIENEYGSYGMEKDYLRQTKQLMEEFGVDVPLFTSDGAWDEVLDAGTLIEENVFVTGNFGSRSKENAQVMQNFMERHGKKWPIMCMEYWDGWFNRWNEPIIKRDGQELAAEVKDMLEVGSLNLYMFHGGTNFGFYNGCSARGVLDLPQVTSYDYDALLTEWGEPTEKYFHVQKAIKEVCPEVWQAEPRKKEPMNLGTYPVKESVSLFATKDQMIQAQQAMYPLSMEEAGEGYGYMLYSVELKNYFHENKLKIVEASDRIQVYVDGEHQTTQYQETVGEELTINGQPDKKEISLDVLVENLGRVNYGFKLNSPTQSKGIRGGIMQDIHFHQGYRHYPLTLSESQLQAIEYTAGSNPQQPSFYRIEVELDTLGDTFIDCSDYGKGVVFVNGVNLGRYWEVGPIRSLYCPKEFLKKGHNEVVIFETEGREIKELHFSEKAIVD; encoded by the coding sequence ATGCAAACGTTTGAGATAAAAGAAGATTTTTTACTAGATGGTAAACCAGTCAAATTGATCAGTGGTGCGATCCATTATTTTCGGATGACACCAGGGCAATGGGAAGATAGTTTATATAACCTAAAAGCTTTAGGAGCTAATACTGTAGAAACCTATATACCTTGGAATCTACATGAACCTGTTGAAGGAACGTATGATTTTGAAGGCTTAAAAGATATCGAAGCATTTGTAAAACTTGCGCAAGAAATCGGGCTGCTCGTTATTTTACGCCCTTCGGTTTATATTTGTGCTGAATGGGAGTTTGGTGGTCTGCCCGCTTGGTTGCTAAGAGAAAAAGGCATGCGATTGCGTTCGACTGATCCACGTTTTATGGAAAAAGTTCGTCAATATTTTAGTGTTCTAATTCCTAAACTAGTACCGCTGCAATCGACTCAAGGTGGGCCTGTGATCATGATGCAGATCGAAAATGAGTATGGGTCTTATGGAATGGAAAAAGACTATCTTCGTCAAACCAAACAATTGATGGAAGAGTTTGGCGTTGATGTACCACTGTTTACTTCAGATGGTGCGTGGGATGAAGTACTTGATGCTGGAACATTGATTGAAGAGAATGTTTTTGTGACAGGGAATTTTGGGAGTCGCTCAAAGGAAAATGCCCAAGTGATGCAAAACTTCATGGAACGTCATGGAAAAAAATGGCCGATCATGTGTATGGAATATTGGGATGGTTGGTTTAATCGTTGGAATGAGCCGATCATCAAACGAGATGGACAAGAGCTAGCGGCAGAGGTCAAAGATATGTTGGAAGTTGGTTCGTTAAATTTATATATGTTTCATGGTGGGACAAACTTTGGCTTTTATAATGGCTGTTCAGCACGCGGTGTGCTAGATTTGCCGCAAGTCACAAGTTACGATTATGATGCATTGCTGACGGAATGGGGCGAGCCGACCGAAAAGTATTTTCATGTTCAAAAAGCCATCAAAGAAGTCTGCCCAGAAGTTTGGCAAGCAGAGCCGCGCAAAAAAGAACCGATGAACCTCGGGACGTATCCTGTAAAAGAAAGTGTTTCACTATTTGCAACAAAGGATCAGATGATCCAGGCTCAGCAGGCGATGTATCCATTAAGCATGGAAGAAGCCGGTGAGGGATATGGCTATATGTTGTATTCAGTAGAATTGAAAAATTATTTTCATGAGAATAAATTGAAAATCGTAGAGGCGAGCGACCGAATCCAAGTTTATGTGGATGGAGAGCATCAGACGACGCAGTATCAAGAAACAGTTGGAGAAGAGTTGACGATAAATGGACAGCCGGATAAAAAAGAAATCAGTTTAGATGTTTTGGTTGAAAATTTGGGTCGAGTCAATTATGGATTTAAGCTAAATAGTCCCACTCAATCAAAAGGGATCCGTGGCGGTATTATGCAGGATATTCATTTTCATCAAGGCTATCGACACTATCCGTTAACGTTGTCTGAAAGTCAGTTGCAGGCTATTGAGTATACAGCGGGAAGTAATCCACAACAGCCTTCGTTTTATCGAATAGAGGTTGAGCTGGATACATTAGGGGACACGTTTATTGATTGCTCTGACTATGGCAAAGGGGTTGTGTTCGTCAATGGTGTCAACCTTGGGCGCTACTGGGAGGTCGGGCCGATCCGATCATTATATTGCCCAAAAGAATTTTTGAAAAAGGGGCATAACGAAGTGGTGATTTTTGAGACGGAAGGTCGAGAAATCAAAGAACTGCACTTCTCAGAAAAAGCCATTGTCGATTAA
- a CDS encoding GntR family transcriptional regulator → MIPKYEQIKQDLLAEIKNHTFIPGDKFYSEADIKRIYSVSSITAVKALNELTSAGYLYRIQGKGTFVSKAKISQNVKFSDIELHSLDTEKVQVISVEEENKPEILKQLGLPANASYYKIIRVRSFGDTPFLAHITHLPKKLMKEPIEKDLTAYASVYEKVRKDFAIDLFSLASVETNEIVFPNDPELLNLLQLSFREPAVKQVKHSYLTDGSVAEYIVSYKHWKYFKTKIEVEAE, encoded by the coding sequence ATGATTCCTAAATATGAACAGATCAAACAAGATCTCTTAGCCGAAATAAAAAATCATACATTCATTCCTGGCGATAAATTTTATTCTGAGGCAGATATCAAACGGATTTATTCTGTCAGTTCTATCACTGCGGTTAAAGCATTGAACGAATTAACCAGCGCAGGCTATTTGTACCGTATTCAAGGTAAAGGGACGTTTGTTTCAAAAGCCAAGATCTCCCAAAACGTTAAGTTTTCTGATATAGAGCTTCACTCCTTAGATACTGAGAAAGTTCAAGTAATCTCTGTTGAAGAAGAAAATAAACCTGAGATTCTAAAACAGCTAGGCTTACCTGCTAATGCCAGCTACTATAAGATTATTCGTGTGCGCTCTTTTGGCGATACACCTTTTTTAGCCCATATCACACATCTGCCTAAAAAATTGATGAAAGAACCAATCGAAAAAGACCTTACTGCTTATGCAAGTGTCTACGAAAAAGTTCGGAAAGATTTTGCGATCGATTTGTTTTCATTAGCCTCTGTCGAAACCAATGAAATCGTCTTTCCAAACGATCCAGAGCTGTTAAATTTATTGCAATTGAGTTTTCGGGAACCCGCAGTTAAACAAGTCAAACATTCTTACCTTACCGACGGAAGTGTTGCCGAATATATCGTCAGTTATAAACACTGGAAATATTTCAAAACAAAAATCGAAGTAGAAGCTGAGTAA